The proteins below are encoded in one region of Arthrobacter sp. CJ23:
- a CDS encoding HPr family phosphocarrier protein — MSERTATIASRSGLHARPAAIFAEAAGELPVEVTIAHVGEPAEDALDAASILSLMTLGAAKGDVVVLRAEGDGADAALDSLVTLLETDLDAE, encoded by the coding sequence ATGTCCGAACGCACCGCCACCATCGCCAGCCGCTCCGGGCTGCACGCCCGCCCCGCGGCCATCTTCGCCGAAGCCGCGGGCGAGCTGCCCGTTGAGGTGACCATCGCCCACGTGGGAGAGCCGGCCGAGGACGCGCTCGACGCCGCCAGCATCCTCTCGCTCATGACGCTCGGTGCCGCTAAGGGCGACGTGGTGGTGCTCCGGGCCGAGGGCGACGGCGCGGACGCGGCCCTCGATTCCCTGGTCACGCTGCTCGAAACGGACCTCGACGCCGAGTAG